Genomic segment of Mercurialis annua linkage group LG6, ddMerAnnu1.2, whole genome shotgun sequence:
CATGGCCAATTGTAGGTGGTGCAATTGAACAGCTTATGAACTATGATAGAATGCATGATTGGCTTGTTGGGTATCTCTCTGAGTTGAAAACTGTAGTAGTCCCTATGCCATTCACTACTTACACTTATATTGCTGATCCTGTCAATGTTGAACATGTCCTTAAGACCAACTTTGCCAATTATCCGAAGGTAACAATTTTCAATACTCGCTTTGTTTTCGTATTCTCAATGTTCATTAATATCTAATGTTTATCAATTGAAGGGTGAGACGTACCATTCATACATGGAAGTGCTGCTAGGAGACGGTATCTTTAACGTAGATGGTGAACTGTGGAGGAAACAGAGAAAGACTGCTAGCTTCGAGTTTGCATCCAAGAATTTAAGGGATTTCAGCACCATAGTTTTCAGAGATTATACCTTGAAGCTTTCATCTATTCTTAGTCACGCGTCTTTTCAAAATCGGGAAATAGACATGCAGGTAACAAAATTAGCTGTTGGGAACTGAACAACTCATTGTTTGACCTCAGAACTATGTTCATTCTCtacatttttgcaatttgttaAGTCTAATTGAGCAAAATGTGTTTTCCTTTGACTAGGAGTTATTCATGAGGATGACTTTGGATTCAATTTGCAAAGTTGGTTTTGGAGTAGAAATAGGAACATTGGCTCCTAATCTACCAGATAATGCCTTTGCTAAAGCTTTTGATACTGCAAACATCATCGTTACACTTCGTTTCATTGATCCCCTGTGGAAAATAAAGAAATTCCTCAATTTGGGATCAGAAGCTTTACTTGATAAGAGCATTAAAACCATTGATGATTTTACCTACTCTGTCATTCACAAGAGGAAAGCAGAAGTAGAAGCAGCTCGGAAGCTCAGTAACAGCGACAAGAAGGTAAAATAACGATATTAAACGAGAGAAGCAGCGTTCTGGTCCACAAACTTGTGTTGCAGAATTGAATAGATCTAATTTTATCAATTGAGGTCAAGTAGATCcaatactttttaaaatcatatcAAGGATATCCAAATAGTCTAAATCGAGCTAGAGATGGAATAGTAAGAAAATTTGGATGCATATGATATGAAATTATAAGTTCCTGGATCTACTTGACCTTAATGAATGAAGTTGAACATACTTAATCCCGCCACACAAGTCTGTGGATCAAAATGATCCTTCTctcacataaaaataatttcttcTTTCTGCTAAAGAGTGATAACAAAAAGGTAACCAGACTAAGATGGATTTATCAGGTAAAACATGATATCTTATCAAGGTTCATTGAGTTAGGTGAAGACCCAGAAAGCAATTTCACAGATAAAAGTCTGAGAGATATTATCCTCAATTTTGTGATAGCCGGCCGAGACACAACAGCAACAACTCTCTCTTGGGCTATATACATGATAATGACACACAAACATATAGCTGAGAAGCTATACATGGAGCTGAAAGCTTTAGAGGAAGATAGGGCAAAGGAAGAGAATGTTACCTTAACTCAGTTTGAATTGGACGACTCCGAATCGTTCACTCGAAGAGTAATGCAATATGCAGGACTCTTGACTTATGATTCATTAGGAAAATTGTACTACTTGCATGCGGTGATCACCGAGACTCTTCGCTTATATCCAGCAGTCCCTCAGGTATGACTTTTGTTCGTAGCAGCACCTCAGAGATATCAACACTTTGCAGACATGTCAGCTAATATTGAATAAGTGTAGGACCCCAAGGGAATTCTAGAGGATGATGTCTTGCCTGATGGAACCAAAGTTAAAGCAGGAGGGATGGTAACTTATGTTCCTTATTCAATGGGTAGGATGGAGTATAACTGGGGACCTGATGCCGCTTCATTCAAGCCAGAGAGATGGCTCAAAGACGGATTCTTTCAGAATGCATCTCCATTCAAGTTCACTGCATTTCAAGTAACCTACCAACATATTAAATTCTTAATCTCTAAATATTTCCAGACAGGAATTAAGAATCAAGAGAGCTTACAGTTCTTGTTTACTTTATGACTATGTTTGTGCAGGCTGGGCCACGGATCTGCCTCGGCAAAGACTCTGCATACCTTCAGATGAAGATGACACTAGCCATACTCTGTAgatttttcaaatttgatttaGTTCCAAATCATCCAGTTCAATACAGGATGATGACAATTCTATCAATGGCTCATGGCTTGAAACTTAGAGTGACCAGGCGCTCGTAAGATGCATCTAGATAGTAGAATTTGATCTATTTTCAAGCTGATTAGATAAATAGCTAATTTTCTACCATATGCAAAACAAGTCATTGACACAATGAGTAAATAAGTTGTTCCAGAATGCAGAGAATCTTTCATTGATCTCTAAGAGGTTTACTGTGTATATTTATATCATTAATGTTTATTTTCTGTAATGACAAACGGAAACTATTGGCACAATATAGTTTGGTTTGTTTCAGTAACAGGAACATGCAGATCAATCAATACAGAATCCAGTTTACATTTTAAACAAGCAACTTCTTCTTTTCTTGTCTTTCATTTATTTCAGCTTCAATCTTCGCTTGAACATTTGCATGAAACCCAGGGTATGGCTCATAACCGCAGAAGGTTTGAAGAGCCTAAAGGGCAGCAAAAAATCAACTTATTTTCATATCATGATTGTCGTACGTAGGAGCATGAAGCTTAATTCATTGAAGTATATGTTACCTCCAGCAGCACAAAGAAGGGAGCCATTATAAATGCTTGAGCAAGATTGTCTAGAAGAGCTGGTGCTCGTTTCTGCAGGACATTAATCACCATTCAGACATATACACAGATTATCAGAAAGTTATTGACAAATTTATAGTACACTGAGTTACCTCAAATACCCCATGGCCAATGAATTGTCCTGTCCAACAAACAATTTGAGCTACCAGAACAACCTGCAAGAGTTTGTGCAGATATAATGGAATGAACCGCTAtgcaaattataattttggatAACAGAAGGTGAAAATGGAATAGAAAAGACTGGGTGCACTTAATCACTAGATTCTGTTTCACAAATCAGTGCGATACCGTACACTGCAATGACTACGGACTGTCAAAATGATAACGTTACAGGCCTACAGCGAATAATTGCTGTTGTAGAAGAAATTAATCCCATTGAACAATATTATACAACTGCAATCTAGTAGTCCCATTTGATTCAAGGTATTTTTAGATATTCCAACATTGAAGTGGAACATCCttgtcaaattaaaatttgatgtaTCCACGTCTTGTATGTGGCTATCTAATTTCCAAAAGAAGAGTTAAACTCAGAAGCAGTATTTCCGCCCTGTCTAAATCATTCATCAGATTAAACTGCACCAGTTCCAATAACTGCGGTTTTTCACCATCTCACCTTCAAAAAATTTCATGACatagaaagagaaaattaaTTAAGCTGATGTACTTGTTCAATATGCTGCAATATTCTGGCATCTTCCTTACTTCATAAATTTAGGTAAAGACAGTAATAATATACAGTCACTTTCGGATTTCAAAAAGTCCCGTGCATTACCATTGACAATTCTGCAAAGGACAAATGTATGAAGTATGATATCACTGATATGCATTTCAGCGACGTAGATGTAAACCTACATTGgtaaaatgttatatttatcAGACGCATATGCTATGGGTTAAGATACTTGAAAAGGTAGTGAGAAGACTCTATCGAAGCCTCCGACCGAGCAAAATATTATAACTGAAGTTGGTTCCGAATCAGCTAGTGCTCCTGAGAAGGCTGATGATCAGACTACCAACCAAATAAGTTTCAGATTCTGCAGGTGAAAAAGTGGAGCGGAGCAGCCGACTCAGAACGCAGTAAGCAATACCTATAGCTGCTAAAGGTAGCTAAATTTGCACAGCCTATAATAGTGTTGATTcttaattcatatttaaaaggTATGCTAGATCAATGGTCAAAATTAAGGACTGCAAAATCAGACCAAGTTAGGTACATAATATTAGAATTCTTCTAACCACATCACAGTCATTTATTGTAGAGGCTAGAACCAAAGTATGTGATTCTACAATATTACAAGTCTACAACAACCATATGTTCTCAAAATGATCACAGCATTAATTAGTAACACAGAAATGAAAATGACATATAACAGCTAATCCACACACATGATTCATACTAagttttaaattgctataaatgaaaaaaaattgagattttatatACCAAATACCAAAAAAAACAGAACCCAAATTAATTGCATCATAAAACTAATGATTACCTTCCAAGCAAGAGAAAAGCCAAGGCACCTTGCTAAAGCAGAACTAGCCACCCAACAAAAAACACACAGCAGAGCGGCCAAGGAACCGGCTTTGACATCAAGAAACACATAAAACAAACCATAGATCAAAGCAAAGAAGAACCCAGAATTGAAAAGCAGAATTAAAACATCACTATGACCAAAAACAGAGACTTTTAGTTGAAATAAAGGAGGTGTAAAGTAAAGAATGAGAAGAGCAGTGAAAAAGATTGGCCAAACAAAGATGATATGGATCAAAACATTAATTGGGTTGCTGTGATATGCTCCATAGAATGCAAAATGCTTCTCTAGATCAAAAATTCCCATAACTGATTTTGAAAAGTTGGTGGCTTTTCTTGGAATGAAAAGCTATCTGACAGGTTTGGTTTTATTATAATAGAATTGGATACAGAACTATGAGATAAGAAAGATAGTTAAAGAAAACATTTGATGCTTTTTTTTAAGACTGAGAAATCAGTTAGCAGAAACAGAGAAGCCATGAGAGGGTGGTTTGTTTGGTTTGGTGGTGACTGAATTCACACATAGTTGATGTGATGGTCGAATTAATTCTTTTATGGCTGCTATTTTTTCCGTTCTTTCAAAGAATAATAACTTGTCTTATAGTAATTAACAATAAGTAGATGTTTGTTTCTATTATGATcatatagtattattttttatttaaatttaatttttattaagattTACCAAGTTAGAATTCAAAAAATTGATCAAGTCAAGACTAGAgacttcaattttgtttttgttttattttttatacatacaGGGTACATAAATTTTATAGACGGTCCCACCTTTGAGACTACCCTTTTAAACCTTCCACGATCAAACAGACATGTCGGTCTTTTGAAGGAAAACTCTaaccccaaaattttaaatgGCTGCATATATGACTGCGTGTGAGCTGAATGGGGTTCGAGGACCGCTCGTCCAAACTTATGGTTGACTTCGAATCTGGaaaggtttgaaaaatggagttgtCACCTAACTCAGCTAAAAGATGTCTTTTctaccgactagataacctcaCTCAGTTATGGATGAAATTACGTACATCAGATCAAAACGCCGGGTTTGATGGATATTACCGAAACTCTTGAACTTGACTTAtcaattatgttttatttattgaGCATGTCCGGTTATTTCTCATCTCGACATTCATGCAGTTCATACGATAATATACTGGAAAGTAATCCGTCTGAAAGCGATAAAAGAAAGCAATAAATCATGTGACACGCGCATATGACACGATCTGAACTGACATATGAGGTAAGTAGTGGGTACTACTAAGCATTCATCTAACTCTGGGATTTCTATCAAATAACAGACAAGTGGCTGATCTGGATCAtttacatgcataaagcctaAAATCAGATGTCTAAGTGAGATTGATATTATTAAGCCATCTGGAATTTCTATACAACCTTCTAATTACATTTTCATGGCAATCCTATGATTTTTAGATGATTTGCTGGACTTGCTGGATTTGATTACTAATTTAGGTAGTTAAATCATTTAGCGTGTTAATGTTGGATTTGGACATGTCTTTGGAAAACGGTAAACAATGTCAACGTTCTCATGGGCAattgatatacatataaggtcagagatacttttaaatctTGTCAAACCGGAGTGTCTAACACTCGTCAAAATCTGGGGTTTGAGACTCTATACAAATTGGGTTTGAAACATTATAAAGTAGAAATAAATCCTACAactaattacaattttataGGCTCATACTTGGCCCAATTTTGAGTTCAGACAAACCCGGAAATGCAAAAATAAATATGGATCGGGTTTGTAAGGATCTGGGAGCAATATGAGAATGAAGAATAGGAGGGCACCACAGTGCCATTGGGAGTGGCGGCGACGCCACTATAAAGTGGTGGCAACATTATTGGGAGGATGGCGTCAGTTCGTCATTGTTTCGGTATTCatgcaaaaatattcaaaaaacgACCAGCACACACAAAACATGTACTGGAATCAAAATATAAACGTTCTAAATACTTAAAAACATCTTAAAAACATGTTTCTTAACAGATCTAGTGGCAAATATGTTAAGAATATAAATCATGGCAAAAATATAGTTTATGGCTAAACATGTGATTGTACCTATAGATATGATCAGATCTGGCATGTAAGAGTAATTAAAACATATACTGGGCGCGATGATGATGACATGCTCTCGGGGAGCGGGGAAGGTGACACTAAGTTATTGCCACAAGAGTGGGACTACGATGAGTAGATTATACCCTTTGTATTATGTTTGTTTAGCATTCTAGCTATTATACTGCCCTGACAGTGATATGTATTTCGAATACTTGCttgagtttttattttgttttgcgAAGAATGACCATCCTTGTTGTGCTTTCTGTTTAAAATCATGTCTATTCATATAATTGGGAGCCCGTAGTCCCATAAGTGTTTAATTCGTGGGAGGCCTTAGTCTCGTGATTGATGCCCCCTGCTGTTTGGTAGCAGAGGCTTGTTTAATTTTCATGGGAGGGCCCTCATGCCCCCTTGTTATCCAGATTTCCGTCTCAGGATAGTAGAGGCATTGCGCCTGGTCCGGGTATTTCTGGGGTAAGAGGCCGACAGGCCGTCTTGTCTCTTAAAGGAAGGCCCGACGCCTTTTTTGAATACTTATGGAGTAGGAGGCCAGAAGCGCATCTTGTTTCAGGCTGGTGGAGACCCGATGCCCTCAGTTTCTGGctagtggagacctgatgccatCGGTTTTCTGGTTGGTGCAGACTTGATGCCCCCGGTTTCTTGTTGGttgagacctgatgcccccggtttcttgctggtggagacctgattcCCCCGGTTTCTGGCTACTTCTGATAATGGGACCACGTTGCATGTTCTGTAGTGGAAGGTTTGGCGCTTGTTGTGAGGACTTTTATGCCCCCTGCTATCCGAATTTTTGTCTCATGATAGTAGAGGTGTGTCGCCCGCTTTGGGCTGTTCTGGCTGTAGAGGCCCGATGCCTGTTGTTTTTGAGATATAGGAACTTGTAGCCCGTGGTTCCTTATGTGTATCCTGCTTGTGGAAGTTTCTGAGCTTGTTCGTAGTGtccaaatttgcaaaaatttgccccatttttcatttttccatGGCTGTCCATTATAGACTTTGTATTTCCCTCTCATTGAAGCATTCAACTTTTTGGTAGGAGACTGGATGATTCAATGCATACTCTTGCTCTTGTTCTGCTCATTTTGGATTCTGTAATTTGGCTTTGGACGGACCGATCTATAATTTTTGTGACAGTTTATGCGTATTCAACTATAAACAGCGCTATTGGAAGAAGATGcacatgaaaattttgaatttcaaagtttaaataaaaaattttgttCCATTATCTCAAAAGTTATGCTTTTTAGATTTATGGCCATTTGTTTGTGCTTTCTAGGAATATGTGCTGGTCAATAATCCCGATATGCACATATGATTAAAGATCCATTCGACTGATTCATTTAATATCTGGAATAATTGAGATACTTTATGTTTCAAGTGCTCGTATCCCTGTTATCAGTCCTTGCGAATTTTCataattgactattttttatgtGAGTGTTCTACTCGATCGTAACTGATGATCTGGGGAGGACTTCTAGTGAACCTCACTACTTAGACCGTCCCGCTCCAAGATAGGGTGATGGGAGGCTTTTGGGCGCTGGAGTTTTTGGTGTTGTCCTATCCGGACTGGACTGTATTACCCCGTATCTTTTCAACTAGTTCTGTTAAGCTTATCGTTCACTTTGGGAtcatttgagtggttcgacTACTTGGAATTGTGGTTTTCGAGTTCTAAACCTTTTTATGTATGTTTTAAGATGTCTTGGGTGTGGCCTCGGGGTTTAGAGTGATCCCGAGctcattttcaaaaattaattattttcggATCCAATAGCTTTTCGCTGGCGCGACAGGCCTGAGTCGCGGGCGTGACTTGTGTGTCGCGAGCGCGACATACATGTAGCGGGCACGACATACGTCTAGCGGGCACAACGCGTAACTGTTCAGTTTGCTGATTTTTATAAATACCACCGTAACTCGACCCTAATCAGATTTTAAACATTCTTAACTTTTGGAAAAACCCTATTTCAGCTAGAATTCTATCCTAGGTCATTCCTTCACCATTTCCTCTCAATTTTAATCCTTGATAAGTGTTTTTAATCATTCTTTTGTGGTTTAGTCTCTATTTCATCAATCCTACTATTATGGTTTTAATAGCTCCTTGTATTGGTGGATTATAGGCTGATTTGGATCACTCTATTTTCTGGGTTGTGTTTGTTTTTGGctaatcaagaggtatgtggCTCTAATCTCTTATTATGAGGCATAGAGATTGCTAGGTTGTTGTTTGATCcaatactttgggtgtttgGCTTGTAATTGTTGTTTTGACTTGATTTACAAATCTAGAATTATTCAGTTGATattgttttttgatttataaactTTGTCTATACATTGGGTGGATTGGGTTGGTCGTTTaattgaaaggtttatcaaATGTTTATGTTCTTTGATTCTAAATTCTGTTTTGtacaaaaactaaaatctggaaataatcTCATGCGTTGGTTTTGGCTTATAGAGCTTGCTAATACATTAGGTGGTTTGATAATCTTTAACTAGATTTAAGAATGGTGTAAAATGTGGCTTTACCAAGATTAATTCGCTGTTTTTGAATTGATTAGTATGGCTTTTGtacaaaaactaaaatctggaaataatcTCATGCGTTGGTTTTGGCTTATAGAGCTTGCTAATACATTAGGTCATTTGATAATCTTTAACTAGATTTAAGAATGGGTTAAAATGTGGCTTTACAAAGATTAATTCGCTGTTTTGAATTGTTTAGTATGGCTGGAAATAATATTAAGAGGCTAATTGCAATCAATTAAAATGATACTTTAGGTGTTCATTGATTTGGTGTTTTAATCGTTGGCTTATGAAATTGCCTTGCTATGGTTTGGATGGTCTAGTTGGATCGTTTACTTGGGTTGTTAAGTGGCTGCCTAGGAATGTTCTAGAGCTATCTTAGTAGATTTAATTATGCCATAATTGTCTTAGTTTGATTGGTAATCGATGGTTGGAATGGTATGTAAGTTATGTTGGATTTTGCTAAGGTTTTATGGCTAATTGATTTGttatttcagatctgaatttAAGTATTAAAATGTATATAAATCTCTTGTGATTTCAACTAAAGTGACTTATTTAAGTTGTATGTACTTTGGGTGAgaattgtcaagtgttggcaaaCTGTTTAGTATATGTTTCTACCGGCTAATTGTGAGCTTGTTAAGCTTATGTTGAGTTCTTGTTTTCAATTAAATGTTggttttgaattaaataatttttgttttactttggGTTTTGCTTTGGCATACTTTGggccgggttagacttgtgtcgtccgacatgttgtgttgagctatgtAGTGGATAAGGCAACACAATACTTTGGGAACTACAATcgtttaaatgattatttaagtatttaagaacttcggatttgatttcaaaagtaACAACTCATCTAAGTTTAACTTGCTATTTGTTTGATATGGATTGTATGAATTCTGTGGTTTGAACTTTGGTTGTGGATTGTGATGCTAGTTGTATATgatgtctagtattcttagagttaggggttgtatggTTTTTAAC
This window contains:
- the LOC126687265 gene encoding cytochrome P450 704B1, which gives rise to MGKQKGISLMSSSPSDGYNMGILMVACLVVSWIFMYRWNQRNKKGPKSWPIVGGAIEQLMNYDRMHDWLVGYLSELKTVVVPMPFTTYTYIADPVNVEHVLKTNFANYPKGETYHSYMEVLLGDGIFNVDGELWRKQRKTASFEFASKNLRDFSTIVFRDYTLKLSSILSHASFQNREIDMQELFMRMTLDSICKVGFGVEIGTLAPNLPDNAFAKAFDTANIIVTLRFIDPLWKIKKFLNLGSEALLDKSIKTIDDFTYSVIHKRKAEVEAARKLSNSDKKVKHDILSRFIELGEDPESNFTDKSLRDIILNFVIAGRDTTATTLSWAIYMIMTHKHIAEKLYMELKALEEDRAKEENVTLTQFELDDSESFTRRVMQYAGLLTYDSLGKLYYLHAVITETLRLYPAVPQDPKGILEDDVLPDGTKVKAGGMVTYVPYSMGRMEYNWGPDAASFKPERWLKDGFFQNASPFKFTAFQAGPRICLGKDSAYLQMKMTLAILCRFFKFDLVPNHPVQYRMMTILSMAHGLKLRVTRRS
- the LOC126687267 gene encoding 2-hydroxy-palmitic acid dioxygenase mpo1-like, translating into MGIFDLEKHFAFYGAYHSNPINVLIHIIFVWPIFFTALLILYFTPPLFQLKVSVFGHSDVLILLFNSGFFFALIYGLFYVFLDVKAGSLAALLCVFCWVASSALARCLGFSLAWKVVLVAQIVCWTGQFIGHGVFEKRAPALLDNLAQAFIMAPFFVLLEALQTFCGYEPYPGFHANVQAKIEAEINERQEKKKLLV